The Streptomyces tendae genome has a window encoding:
- a CDS encoding acyl-CoA dehydrogenase family protein gives MSASAKPPAFDPADPLGLDDLLEPEDLAIRDTVRGWAADRVLPYVADWYEKGELPGIRDLARELGALGALGMSLDGYGCAGASAVQYGLACLELEAADSGIRSLVSVQGSLAMYAVHRFGSEEQKRHWLPRMASGEVIGCFGLTEPDHGSDPGSMRTYAKKDGADWVLNGRKMWITNGSVAGVAVVWAQTDDGIRGFAVPTDTPGFSAPEIKHKWSLRASVTSELVMDDVRLPADAVLPEVTGLKGPLSCLSHARYGIVWGAMGAARSSFEAAVDYARTREQFGRPIGGFQLTQAKLADMAVELHKGILLAHHLGRRMDAGRLRPEQVSFGKLNNVREAIDICRTARTILGANGISLEYPVMRHATNLESVLTYEGTVEMHQLVLGKALTGIDAFR, from the coding sequence ATGTCCGCGTCCGCGAAGCCGCCCGCGTTCGATCCCGCCGACCCTCTCGGCCTCGACGACCTGCTGGAGCCGGAGGACCTGGCGATCCGGGACACGGTGCGCGGCTGGGCGGCGGACCGCGTGCTGCCGTACGTCGCCGACTGGTACGAAAAGGGCGAGCTGCCCGGCATCCGGGACCTGGCCCGGGAGCTCGGCGCGCTCGGCGCGCTCGGCATGTCCCTCGACGGCTACGGGTGCGCGGGCGCGAGCGCCGTGCAGTACGGGCTGGCCTGCCTGGAGCTGGAGGCTGCCGACTCCGGGATCCGCTCCCTGGTCTCCGTGCAGGGCTCGCTCGCCATGTACGCCGTCCACCGCTTCGGCAGCGAGGAGCAGAAGCGGCACTGGCTGCCCCGGATGGCCTCGGGCGAGGTCATCGGCTGCTTCGGGCTCACCGAACCCGACCACGGCTCCGACCCGGGCTCGATGCGCACCTACGCCAAGAAGGACGGCGCCGACTGGGTGCTCAACGGCCGCAAGATGTGGATCACCAACGGCTCCGTGGCCGGGGTCGCCGTGGTGTGGGCGCAGACCGACGACGGCATCCGCGGTTTCGCCGTGCCGACCGACACCCCGGGCTTCTCGGCCCCGGAGATCAAGCACAAGTGGTCCCTGCGCGCGTCCGTCACCAGCGAACTCGTGATGGACGACGTACGGCTGCCCGCCGACGCGGTGCTGCCGGAGGTGACCGGGCTGAAGGGCCCGCTGAGCTGTCTGTCGCACGCCCGGTACGGGATCGTGTGGGGGGCGATGGGCGCCGCGCGGAGCAGCTTCGAGGCGGCGGTCGACTACGCGAGGACCCGGGAGCAGTTCGGGCGGCCCATCGGCGGCTTCCAGCTCACCCAGGCCAAGCTCGCCGACATGGCGGTGGAACTGCACAAGGGGATCCTGCTCGCCCACCATCTGGGGCGGCGGATGGACGCCGGCCGCCTGCGTCCCGAGCAGGTCAGCTTCGGCAAGCTCAACAACGTGCGCGAGGCCATCGACATCTGCCGCACGGCCCGGACGATCCTTGGGGCCAACGGGATCTCGCTCGAGTACCCGGTGATGCGGCACGCGACGAACCTGGAGTCGGTCCTCACCTACGAGGGCACCGTCGAGATGCACCAGCTCGTGCTGGGCAAGGCGCTCACCGGAATCGACGCGTTCCGGTAG
- a CDS encoding S1 family peptidase, whose translation MRIKRTTPRSGITRRTRLIAVSTGLVAAAAIAIPSANAADTPTTFSSSALKSASSSVLKADIPGTAWAVDSKTNRVVVTVDSTVSQAEINKIKQQAGDNAEAITVKRTPGQFTKLIQGGDAIYASSWRCSLGFNVRSSSGVEYFLTAGHCTDGAGTWYSNSARTTAIGTTAGSSFPGNDYGIVRYTGSVSRPGTANGVDITRAATPSVGTTVIRDGSTTGTHSGRVTALNATVNYGGGDIVSGLIQTTVCAEPGDSGGALYGSNGTAYGLTSGGSGNCSSGGTTFFQPVTEALSAYGVSVY comes from the coding sequence GTGAGGATCAAGCGCACCACCCCTCGCAGCGGCATCACGAGACGGACTCGGCTGATCGCCGTCTCCACCGGCCTCGTGGCCGCCGCCGCAATCGCGATCCCCAGCGCGAACGCGGCCGACACCCCCACCACCTTCAGCTCTTCCGCGCTCAAGAGCGCGAGCAGCTCGGTGCTGAAGGCCGACATCCCGGGCACCGCCTGGGCCGTCGACAGCAAGACCAACCGGGTCGTCGTGACCGTCGACAGCACCGTCTCCCAGGCCGAGATCAACAAGATCAAGCAGCAGGCCGGGGACAACGCCGAGGCGATCACCGTCAAGCGCACCCCGGGTCAGTTCACCAAGCTCATCCAGGGCGGCGACGCCATCTACGCGAGCAGCTGGCGCTGCTCCCTCGGCTTCAACGTCCGCAGCAGCAGCGGGGTCGAGTACTTCCTGACCGCCGGTCACTGCACCGACGGCGCGGGCACCTGGTACTCCAACTCCGCGCGCACCACGGCCATCGGCACGACGGCCGGATCCAGCTTCCCGGGCAACGACTACGGCATCGTCCGGTACACCGGCTCCGTCAGCCGGCCCGGCACCGCGAACGGCGTGGACATCACCCGCGCGGCCACCCCGAGCGTGGGCACCACGGTCATCCGTGACGGCTCCACCACGGGTACGCACAGCGGCCGGGTCACCGCGCTCAACGCGACCGTCAACTACGGCGGCGGCGACATCGTCTCCGGTCTCATCCAGACCACGGTCTGCGCCGAGCCCGGCGACTCCGGCGGCGCGCTCTACGGCAGCAACGGCACCGCGTACGGTCTGACCTCCGGCGGCAGCGGCAACTGCTCCTCCGGCGGTACGACCTTCTTCCAGCCGGTGACCGAGGCCCTGAGCGCCTACGGGGTCAGCGTCTACTAG
- a CDS encoding phosphatase PAP2 family protein: MRTERSHTRLDRVFARLDREPERPAHVGMPRMSRHRMVLLGATLAFYGAIVWAVVVTSWLVRLDWQVMFFRPYQQWPELHAFVDYYVVLGQRGPTAVMVAAWLGWRSWRQHTLRPLLALGASLLLLNITVGAAKYGMGRLGPHYATEIGSNEMWLGGDIFPSGHTANAVVTWGILAYLASTPRARRWLSALSAVTSLGVGMSTVYIGTHWLSDVLLGWVAGLLILLALPWFEPVITWAEARILAVRDRLRDRRRTPARVPAPAGRPVVLRPLAERAETTAHETVPAGRAARSPVYLAPGPHTSRAERSPVTPAGSRRPQHTERHPRGTTPAPRP, translated from the coding sequence GTGCGTACCGAACGGAGTCACACCCGTCTGGACCGGGTGTTCGCGAGGCTGGACCGTGAGCCGGAGCGACCGGCTCACGTCGGCATGCCGCGGATGAGCCGGCACCGGATGGTGCTCCTCGGCGCCACCCTGGCCTTCTACGGGGCGATCGTGTGGGCCGTGGTGGTCACCTCCTGGCTGGTCCGTCTGGACTGGCAGGTGATGTTCTTCCGCCCCTACCAGCAGTGGCCGGAGCTGCACGCCTTCGTCGACTACTACGTGGTGCTCGGCCAGCGCGGCCCCACCGCCGTGATGGTCGCCGCCTGGCTGGGCTGGCGCTCCTGGCGGCAGCACACCCTGCGTCCGCTGCTCGCCCTCGGTGCCTCCCTGCTGCTGCTCAACATCACCGTGGGCGCCGCCAAGTACGGCATGGGAAGACTCGGGCCGCACTACGCGACCGAGATCGGCTCGAACGAGATGTGGCTCGGCGGCGATATATTTCCCAGCGGTCACACCGCGAACGCCGTGGTGACCTGGGGCATTCTGGCCTATCTGGCCTCGACTCCGCGGGCCCGCCGCTGGCTGTCCGCACTCTCCGCGGTGACCTCCCTCGGCGTCGGCATGTCCACCGTCTACATCGGGACGCACTGGCTGAGCGACGTGCTGCTGGGCTGGGTGGCGGGCCTGCTGATCCTGTTGGCGCTGCCATGGTTCGAGCCGGTGATCACCTGGGCCGAGGCCCGCATCCTGGCCGTGCGCGACCGTCTGCGTGACCGCCGCCGCACCCCGGCCCGGGTACCCGCCCCCGCGGGCCGGCCCGTCGTGCTCAGGCCGCTCGCCGAGCGCGCCGAGACGACGGCGCACGAGACGGTCCCGGCCGGCCGCGCGGCACGGTCGCCCGTCTACCTGGCGCCCGGCCCGCACACCAGCCGCGCCGAGCGCTCCCCGGTGACGCCCGCGGGCAGCCGGCGCCCGCAGCACACGGAGCGCCACCCGCGCGGTACGACACCGGCTCCGCGCCCCTGA
- a CDS encoding cell division protein SepF, translating into MGSVRKASAWLGLVDDNEDERYYDDDYSDGTEPGEAWVTDPRVKVAADAAEERGRRIGTITPDSFRDARAIGELFREGVPVIMNLTAMDATDAKRVVDFAAGLIFGLRGSIERVSNRVFLLSPADTEVVSGEPAAHRTDGFFNQS; encoded by the coding sequence ATGGGATCGGTACGCAAGGCGAGTGCCTGGCTTGGCCTCGTCGACGACAACGAAGACGAGCGTTACTACGACGACGACTACTCCGACGGGACCGAGCCCGGGGAGGCCTGGGTCACCGATCCGCGGGTCAAGGTGGCCGCTGACGCCGCCGAGGAGCGGGGCCGCCGGATCGGCACGATCACCCCGGACAGCTTCCGGGACGCCCGCGCCATCGGTGAGCTGTTCCGCGAGGGCGTGCCGGTCATCATGAATCTCACGGCCATGGACGCCACCGACGCCAAGCGCGTCGTCGACTTCGCGGCGGGCCTGATCTTCGGTCTGCGCGGCTCGATCGAGCGGGTGTCCAACCGGGTCTTCCTGCTCAGCCCGGCCGACACCGAGGTGGTCAGCGGCGAACCGGCCGCCCACCGCACCGACGGTTTCTTCAACCAGAGCTGA
- a CDS encoding DUF5685 family protein, protein MFGIVRPCRHRLGEKFTAQWTAHLCGLCLALRGDHGQLARIVTNYDGLLVSVLTEAQSDVGGAKRRTAGPCPLRGMRTASVAHGEGARLAAAVSLILASAKVRDHVADGDGLLARRPVAVAARRVAASWDRAGARTGSDLGFDTAVLVDAVDRQTGIETLAGYGTPILTVTEPTETATAAAFAHTAVLAGRPGNAAPLAEAGRLFGRLAHLLDAVEDREADAASGAWNPLTATGTPLEEARRLADDAVHGIRLALSEAEFTDGGLAHRLLVHELPDSVRRAFGTPSCAHGSHPYAPPGAPGAPTPPEPPRRDRRGLLAGCAVWLGLACTCQMCCGTYEDPWTRERKEGCANNCDCDCCECCDCCNCCGEDGGCGGCDCGCDC, encoded by the coding sequence GTGTTCGGAATCGTCAGGCCCTGCCGTCACCGGCTGGGCGAGAAGTTCACCGCCCAGTGGACGGCCCACCTCTGCGGTCTGTGCCTGGCGCTGCGCGGGGACCACGGACAGCTCGCGCGGATCGTCACCAACTACGACGGACTGCTTGTCTCCGTCCTGACGGAGGCTCAGTCGGACGTCGGCGGCGCGAAACGGCGCACCGCGGGGCCCTGTCCGCTGCGCGGCATGCGCACCGCCTCCGTCGCCCACGGTGAGGGCGCGCGGCTGGCCGCGGCCGTCTCCCTCATCCTGGCCTCCGCCAAGGTGCGCGACCACGTCGCCGACGGGGACGGGCTGCTGGCCCGCCGTCCGGTGGCGGTCGCCGCCCGCCGGGTCGCGGCGAGCTGGGACCGGGCGGGCGCCCGGACCGGCTCCGACCTCGGCTTCGACACCGCGGTCCTCGTCGACGCGGTGGACCGGCAGACCGGCATCGAGACCCTGGCCGGATACGGCACCCCGATCCTCACCGTCACCGAGCCGACCGAGACCGCGACCGCGGCGGCCTTCGCGCACACCGCGGTGCTGGCCGGACGGCCCGGCAACGCGGCGCCGCTCGCGGAGGCGGGGCGGCTCTTCGGGCGCCTCGCGCACCTGCTGGACGCCGTGGAGGACCGGGAGGCCGACGCCGCCTCCGGCGCGTGGAACCCGCTCACCGCCACCGGCACCCCGCTCGAGGAGGCCCGGCGGCTCGCCGACGACGCGGTGCACGGTATCCGCCTCGCCCTGAGCGAGGCCGAGTTCACGGACGGCGGTCTCGCCCACCGGCTTCTCGTGCATGAACTACCCGACTCCGTCCGACGTGCCTTCGGTACGCCCTCCTGTGCCCACGGTTCGCACCCTTACGCCCCTCCTGGTGCTCCGGGCGCCCCGACGCCCCCCGAGCCGCCGCGCCGCGACCGGCGCGGGCTGCTGGCGGGGTGCGCCGTGTGGCTGGGACTCGCCTGTACGTGCCAGATGTGCTGCGGGACCTACGAGGATCCGTGGACGCGGGAGCGCAAGGAAGGCTGTGCCAACAACTGCGACTGTGACTGCTGCGAGTGCTGTGACTGCTGCAACTGCTGTGGGGAGGACGGCGGGTGCGGCGGGTGCGACTGCGGGTGCGACTGCTGA
- a CDS encoding MFS transporter: MSGTTTAAALRRRAAGAGANRWVVLVVLCVSLLLVAVDATVLHVAVPAVTEDLKPGAVELLWIVDAYPLVCASLLILFGTLGDRVGRRRVLLLGYTLFGVASALAAFADSAELLIAARALLGVGGAMIMPATLSILRQVFPDRRERALAIGIWSAVAAVGAAVGPLLGGFLLEHFWWGSVFLVNIPLMLVSLPVGRLLLPESKGDGSGPWDVVGALTAAAGLFAVVLGVKQLGGGETGPGTFLPLVAGVALLAVFVRRQRRRAHPLIDLRMFARPAFSTSVGCIVLAMLALVGLELIAAQYLQLVLGLSPLETGLRLLPLTVAAMAAGLAGARALRRFGPRRMVSFGFCLTAGAVVMLTAMGGQDNAPLLLGGFVLLGFGLETTLFGAYESMLSEAPQEQAGGAAAIGETSYQLGAGIGIALLGSVMNGAYAPGLAQVPGVPAPASDAAAHSLGEAYEVAARLGGPAGEALRLAARQSFVHGLHVTLLVSAGLLLAGAAMALRLPRVMQCETAPGVPSGTAPGTPSGTTPTTGSGAAPETTAKAGPGGSPAQMPAPRKAAESRGPGLRV; encoded by the coding sequence ATGTCCGGGACGACCACGGCCGCCGCGCTGCGCCGTAGGGCGGCCGGGGCCGGTGCCAACCGCTGGGTGGTGCTCGTCGTCCTCTGCGTCAGCCTGCTGCTGGTCGCCGTCGACGCCACCGTGCTGCACGTGGCGGTCCCCGCCGTCACGGAGGACCTCAAGCCCGGCGCCGTGGAACTGCTCTGGATCGTCGACGCCTACCCGCTGGTCTGCGCCTCGCTGCTGATCCTTTTCGGCACCCTGGGCGACCGGGTCGGCCGCAGACGCGTCCTCCTCCTCGGCTACACCCTGTTCGGCGTGGCCTCGGCCCTGGCGGCCTTCGCGGACAGCGCCGAGCTGCTGATCGCGGCACGGGCGCTGCTCGGCGTCGGCGGCGCGATGATCATGCCTGCCACGCTGTCGATCCTGCGCCAGGTCTTCCCCGACCGACGCGAGCGGGCGCTCGCCATCGGCATCTGGAGCGCCGTCGCCGCCGTGGGCGCCGCGGTCGGTCCGCTGCTCGGCGGCTTCCTGCTGGAGCACTTCTGGTGGGGCTCGGTTTTCCTGGTCAACATCCCGCTGATGCTGGTCAGCCTCCCCGTCGGGCGGCTCCTGCTGCCCGAGTCGAAGGGCGACGGCAGCGGCCCCTGGGACGTGGTCGGCGCGCTCACGGCCGCCGCCGGTCTCTTCGCGGTGGTCCTCGGCGTGAAGCAGCTCGGCGGTGGGGAGACCGGCCCGGGCACCTTCCTGCCGCTGGTCGCCGGAGTGGCCCTGCTGGCGGTGTTCGTACGCCGGCAGCGCCGACGCGCGCACCCCCTGATCGACCTGCGGATGTTCGCCCGGCCCGCGTTCAGCACCTCGGTGGGCTGCATCGTGCTGGCGATGCTCGCCCTGGTCGGCCTGGAGCTGATCGCGGCGCAGTACCTCCAGCTCGTGCTGGGACTGTCCCCGCTGGAGACCGGGCTGCGGCTGCTGCCGCTCACCGTCGCCGCGATGGCGGCGGGACTGGCCGGGGCGCGGGCGCTGCGCCGGTTCGGCCCGCGGCGCATGGTCTCCTTCGGCTTCTGTCTCACGGCCGGGGCGGTGGTGATGCTGACCGCGATGGGCGGCCAGGACAACGCCCCGCTGCTGCTCGGCGGTTTCGTCCTGCTCGGCTTCGGCCTGGAGACCACCCTGTTCGGCGCCTACGAGTCGATGCTCAGCGAGGCGCCGCAGGAGCAGGCCGGCGGGGCGGCGGCGATCGGCGAGACCTCCTACCAGCTCGGTGCCGGCATCGGCATCGCGCTGCTCGGCAGCGTGATGAACGGGGCCTACGCGCCCGGCCTCGCCCAGGTCCCCGGGGTGCCCGCCCCGGCGTCCGACGCGGCGGCGCACTCGCTGGGTGAGGCGTACGAGGTGGCGGCGCGGCTCGGCGGCCCGGCGGGGGAGGCGCTGCGGCTCGCGGCGCGCCAGTCCTTCGTGCACGGGCTGCACGTGACGCTGCTGGTCAGCGCGGGCCTGCTGCTGGCCGGAGCGGCGATGGCGCTGCGGCTGCCGCGGGTGATGCAGTGCGAGACCGCCCCCGGGGTTCCTTCCGGGACCGCCCCCGGCACCCCCTCCGGGACCACTCCCACGACCGGTTCCGGGGCAGCCCCGGAGACCACCGCGAAGGCCGGCCCGGGCGGCAGCCCCGCGCAGATGCCCGCACCCCGGAAGGCCGCCGAATCCCGCGGTCCCGGCCTGAGGGTGTGA
- a CDS encoding I78 family peptidase inhibitor, protein MAPIPTPPAEPQDSPDAYVGLTADRAEHLARERGWSAVRALAPGTVITMEYRVGRLNFEVKDGRVARAWKG, encoded by the coding sequence ATGGCACCCATTCCGACACCCCCCGCGGAACCTCAGGACAGTCCGGACGCCTACGTCGGCCTCACCGCCGACCGGGCCGAACACCTCGCGCGCGAGCGCGGCTGGTCCGCGGTGCGGGCACTGGCGCCGGGGACCGTGATCACCATGGAGTACCGCGTGGGTCGGCTGAACTTCGAGGTGAAGGACGGCCGGGTGGCGCGGGCCTGGAAGGGCTGA
- a CDS encoding glycosyltransferase family 39 protein: MNDLETRAAVARPGALRRAAPALLGYAAVRALGLVVLALWSEARGKSAYTLLTARWDSLWYTRVAELGYGYEVRLPNGDVHSNLAFFPLLPWLERLAAAVSPLSYADGGFVVSLLASLAAAWGIFAVADHVYGRRAGVCAVLLWAVLPVGIVQSMAYSESLFTALAAWALYAVLTGRWVTAGVLAGLAGLTRPVGLAVVAAVWAAGVVAFLRERGGPAPDGTSFVGGGSALPGDGAREDARAGTPAASPRTGAPGGAPDGPGAPGVRLRRVAGMLLAPLGAAGYVLWVGHRTGNGLLGYLDVQAGWRNGFDGGYAFARFAAARFTSFPSALAGVALLAGVGLVVWLYVLCVRQRQPLPLLVYAGVVTALALCASSYFGSKPRLLMPAFPLLLPLALLLARARTHRLVRVVGAVAAASAVYGAFWLNGSGPP, encoded by the coding sequence GTGAACGATCTCGAGACGCGCGCCGCCGTGGCCCGCCCCGGAGCACTGCGCCGGGCCGCCCCGGCTCTCCTCGGGTACGCCGCCGTGCGTGCCCTGGGTCTGGTCGTCCTGGCCCTGTGGAGCGAGGCGCGCGGCAAGAGCGCGTACACCTTGCTGACCGCCCGCTGGGACTCCCTCTGGTACACCCGGGTCGCCGAGCTGGGGTACGGCTACGAGGTGCGGCTGCCCAATGGCGACGTGCACTCCAACCTGGCGTTCTTCCCGCTGCTTCCGTGGCTGGAGCGGCTGGCGGCGGCGGTGTCCCCGCTGTCGTACGCCGACGGCGGCTTCGTGGTGAGCCTGCTCGCCTCACTGGCCGCGGCCTGGGGGATCTTCGCGGTGGCCGACCACGTGTACGGGCGGCGGGCCGGGGTGTGCGCGGTGCTGCTGTGGGCGGTGCTGCCGGTCGGGATCGTGCAGTCGATGGCGTACAGCGAGTCCTTGTTCACGGCGCTCGCGGCCTGGGCGCTGTACGCGGTGCTGACCGGGCGCTGGGTGACGGCGGGTGTGCTGGCGGGGCTGGCGGGGCTGACCCGGCCGGTGGGGCTCGCGGTGGTCGCGGCGGTGTGGGCGGCGGGCGTCGTCGCCTTCCTGCGGGAGCGCGGCGGACCGGCGCCGGACGGCACCTCCTTCGTGGGGGGCGGCAGTGCGCTGCCGGGGGACGGCGCACGCGAGGACGCTCGCGCCGGTACGCCGGCGGCCAGCCCGCGCACGGGCGCCCCCGGCGGCGCGCCGGACGGGCCGGGCGCCCCCGGTGTCCGCCTGCGCCGGGTGGCCGGGATGCTGCTCGCGCCCCTCGGAGCCGCCGGTTACGTCCTGTGGGTCGGCCACCGGACCGGGAACGGCCTCCTGGGATATCTCGATGTCCAGGCGGGCTGGCGCAACGGCTTCGACGGCGGCTACGCCTTCGCCCGCTTCGCCGCCGCCAGGTTCACCTCCTTTCCGTCGGCGCTCGCCGGCGTGGCGCTGCTGGCCGGTGTGGGCCTGGTGGTGTGGCTCTACGTGCTCTGCGTGCGGCAGCGGCAGCCGCTCCCGCTGCTGGTGTACGCCGGTGTGGTCACCGCGCTGGCCCTGTGCGCGTCCAGCTACTTCGGCTCCAAGCCGCGGCTGCTGATGCCCGCCTTCCCCCTGCTGCTGCCGCTCGCCCTGCTCCTGGCACGGGCCCGGACGCACCGCCTGGTGCGGGTCGTGGGGGCGGTCGCGGCGGCCTCGGCGGTGTACGGCGCCTTCTGGCTGAACGGGTCCGGGCCGCCCTGA